Within the Eucalyptus grandis isolate ANBG69807.140 chromosome 1, ASM1654582v1, whole genome shotgun sequence genome, the region TAAAAAAGAGTCTGTAATTGTTCTGAAACGTATGCACTTTGAAAGATCACTGTGCAATGTTTTGTCTGTCATTAATCTAATTCAATTGATGGTGTCTCTCTGTATTAGAACTAGCCAATATTGAGCAATATATTTCTCCCATGCTTAAGAAGCCTTTATTCAGATATCAGCCAAGAGGTTGCTTATCATTGCAAGATCATCATCAATAGGCCCATGCATCTGCCTAGAACTATCCTAAAATGCAAGTACCATTTCTTCGCTTGAGATTGGGTGAATCATGAATTTAATTCCCTTGAGCTACTACATAAAGTATCTTTTGTAACTGATGTATAGTGGGCTTGTCATTAAACAACATCGTTAAGCAATTgatatttgctttcttttccatgcataTCAGAATGGATTGTTCCCTGTCTTGTTTACCAACCATTGTAGCACTAGCTGAGGATAAAATTTTCTGGTAAATTACAAGGGTTGGTGATGTTGTGAAATGTGGCAGCATAGATTAATAGGGGGAAAAATGCACCCATTTTGACTATATCAAAGGCTTATAGGGACTGGGAGGAATTTTCTTTCACCCAGTTGCGAAATGGAGGTATTATATCTTATTACCATGCACTATGATGTTACACCTTGTATTTTCCATTGCAATATCCAAACAAGAGATGTCATATCTGATTTAGCCTTTAGCATGACCGTTTTCTTTGATTGAATGGGTATTTAACTATGGTAAACTCTGATGGCCTACACCTTTCAGGCGTAATcatctttttgttattttggcTTTAGAAGCTAATTGTCCTTTTGGTTGTGCTGACTGTAAAGATGggacaaattcaaaattttctctgGAGGGTTGGAATGGAATGCTTCTGTCTTCACTTGTGTCTCTTGACTGTGTTCGGGGATATGTAAGGGAGACTTGACTTATGCATTAGGTTTATTACAATCCTTATTTGACTACCTTTCTTGTGGTGTAACTAGAGAAGATAGTTCACTTCAATTCACCAGTGTGTTAAATTTTCTGTGCCTGTAGTCCTCcatcctttccttttttcatgaGAAGCTCCTTAATGTTAATAGATCCACTGTAGTTATGGAGTTTTTCCTAGGCATGTGGTATGAGATGCTAATCGATTTTCAATTCTCCAACAGAGCCTTGCTATGCTGCTTTCCACGATGAAGAATGGGGAGTTCCGGTGCATGATGATAGGTATGTGTAGATGCAAATGTTGAGTGGACATCTGCTCTGTTGGTTTGGCATGACGTTGGACACCTGCCATAAGATTCTGTTGACAGCTGATTCACATTATATCGTTGTCCACATGTAGGAAATTGTTTGAGCTTCTTGTCCTTTCCGGCGCCCTCTGTGAACTTGCATGGCCTGCCATTCTGAGCAAAAGACACACTTTCAGGTGCTTTTCTAAGTTAcatcaaattgataatttctCCCTGCATTAGCAAAATTGTTTTAGAACAGTCAATGTCTTGGTCCTCATATCCATAGTCTCTGCTTACTACTTGACCTCTATGTTGTCGTATGGTGTGTTTCTTCATGCAGAGAAGTCTTTGCTGACTTTGACCCACTCACTGTTTCCAAGATGAACGAGAAGAAGATGGGAGCACCGGGAAGTCCTGCAAGCTCGCTTCTATCAGAATTAAAATTGCGCGCCATCTTTGAGAATGCTCGTCAAATAACCAAGGTAAATTAGCGCTTTCATTTCTATTTCGCAGACTGCCTTCATGGATTGAGATGGATGAATGTGATGGGTTATCCACTTAAAATGCGATTATGCTTATCCACTTAAAATGCGATTATGCTTCTGAAGTCAGTGGTGCTCAATTAGTTGGCGGCTTAATTATCTCTTGCAAGCTGTTAACATTTCTCCTAATCGTCCTTTTTGGCAAGTGGGAATGGATTTCTATCATCAATATCCTCAAGCATATGTCCCCGTTGGTCTGTGCTACTCATACTATTTGGGACCCCAGGCATTTTGTCTTCTATCTGACAAGCAATTAAGTGTCTTCTAGTGGAGTTTTAGTGATCTTCCTATCATTATTGATTAGGTGCAAGTTGTTGACTTGGGGTCCTCATCCCTCCTAAATCTGATTGATCTAGATAAGACAAAACCATTCCGTACAgcctgatctctctctctttctctctctctctctctgaattcGAGGTTTCCTGATGCGACTAATGTACGTCTTGCTTAACTGGTGAACTCAGAATCAACTATGTAACAAAGTCTGCGTTATGATTAAGTAATATAACTATAGCTAATGACGGCTGTCAATGTTGTTGCGACTAACTCTTTGCAGGCTCTGTTGATGCCAGGTCATAGAAGAGTTTGGTTCATTCGACAAGTACATATGGAGTTTCGTGAACCATAAACCCATAATTAGTAAATTCCGATACCCTCGTCAAGTCCCGGTGAAATCTCCAAAAGCGGATGTGATCAGCAAGGACCTGGTCAGGCGGGGCTTCCGTAGCGTGGGGCCCTCGGTCATCTACTCATTCATGCAAGCAGCAGGCCTAACGAACGATCATCTCATCAGCTGCTTTAGGTTCCAGGCGTGCATCTCCGCCGCGGAAGGCAAGGAAGAGGCCTGTGCCACGGAAAGTGTCCGTGACAATAAAGTCGACGATCCGAGTGAACGTGAATTATCCGCGGCCATGGATGATTTGGACTTCTCTGAGGAATTGTGACGTACATAGCCCTGAGGCCAGATCTCGAATGTTGAACGGATCTTTGACCCCCTCCTTATGTAGGTACTCTGGCCGTTTTGGCCTAATGACAACCAATATGTATGTGTATAAAATTTCATGAACCGTATCGATCGTGGATTTTTGTTGCTTGTAGAGTAATGAAAACAAATATTTCATGGTAAAACGCGATGATGGAAGGAAGCCTTTTCGGAATAGCAAGGAAGATGATGGTAGTATTCATTGAAGGTCGTGATATATTAGTAAAAGACCATGTCCCATGTTTTTCAAGATCGGTCACCATCTGATTTGTTGTCTCACAATAATGAAGTGGGGTTGGTTTGGTTGGTTGGTATGGGTTTTGCCGTTCGTCGCCTGACCAGCTCATCGCACGCCAgacagctgatttattttggtACCGACCGGTCGGGAGTGAGGAAATTTGGATTCCAAGGACCCGAGACGCCTGCCCGTGTTCTATTGGACAGGAATGGATTCGCCGTTTACTCAACATGTCTGTACCATGGAGGAAAACATGCGGTCGGGCCGCAATATATTATGTTAACTAAGATGATGACTTCTGATATTGGCTGTCAGTGGAAATTTGTCCAATTCGATTCGTGCATTGTAAATTACCAATGAAAACAACAATGCTACTTCAAGCGTTGCCTGTTTTTGGACCACGTACTATGCCTAGTGGGAGCAGTGTGTTCCCTTATCAATTTACCAACCGAGAGTAACTTATAAACACTCTGCAAAGAAATTCACCTGGGCCATACTGACCCTTGTGTCACAAGGCCTAGATCTGGCCGACTTCGCCTCGTCGTACCACATCGTGTTCAGCTATGACAACATTTCTGAACGGATATGCTGGCTGGAACGACTGGTACGACATCTTGTTCATCCA harbors:
- the LOC104436088 gene encoding uncharacterized protein LOC104436088, whose product is MSGAPRVRSMNVADSEMRPVLGPTGNKASSLSARKPSSKPLRKKDKSPDEFRTPEGKKASQFAAVASSSPQLLPTNGSSVLRRHEQLLHSNSSLNASCSSDASTESFHSRASTGRLIRSSSVGYRRKPVVSKPRSVVSDGSLDSPPPLGPQAKKTCAWVTPNTEPCYAAFHDEEWGVPVHDDRKLFELLVLSGALCELAWPAILSKRHTFREVFADFDPLTVSKMNEKKMGAPGSPASSLLSELKLRAIFENARQITKVIEEFGSFDKYIWSFVNHKPIISKFRYPRQVPVKSPKADVISKDLVRRGFRSVGPSVIYSFMQAAGLTNDHLISCFRFQACISAAEGKEEACATESVRDNKVDDPSERELSAAMDDLDFSEEL